A region of the Nitrospinota bacterium genome:
CATTCCTCAAAAGTCTCGCTTAAAGGGCTCATGAGAAATCCTCCAGCGCCCGCATCCGAAGGTCAGAACGGGCAATTACTTTGGCTAAATGAAAGCGTAGGCAAGAAAGATGCGTTGTTAAGAACTATATCCATTGGAACTGAACGGCGCAACGACTTTCGTTCTCCAACGATAAATCGTCGCGGCAAAACAGCCCCCTCGTGAGCTTGCACCAGTCACGATAGCTACAACCCCTCCCTCGTCGCCAGGGCTCGCACTTCCGCCCTCAGCGGGCCTCATCGAGGAAGCCGCGGGCGTGGAGATTCAAATATAAGGTTGTCGAGGGAAAGAAAATATGGGTGTGGAAAGGAAGGCTGGGAGGCTAGAGAGTGTGGCGCTGGAAACTTAAGCTTACCGTTATACCCTTTGGACCTGCGGTTCCAAGAATAGGGGTTCCGGGAGGCGTTGGGACATGAGGGAGCTAAATATCTCTCTGCTGGGAGTATACTCCCCACCGATGGTTTGAAGGAGGGAGAGGGTTTCGGCGACATCTCCGACCTGGGCGGCGTCGAGCATGGCATCGAGGGTCTCGATAAGCCCCTCTTCCCACCCGTTGCCCCTAACGACTAAAATCTTCTCATGCTCCGTCGGATCCATCCCCTCCCCGTCAACCAACAGCTCTTCGTAGAGCTTCTCTCCGGGGCGAAGGCCCGTGAACTCGATATCGATATCCTTGCCCGGTTCCAGCCCGGAGAGCCTGATCATGTTCATAGCCAAATCAAGTATCTTTACGGGCTCCCCCATGTCCAAGAGGAATAGTTCCTTCCCCCTCCCCATGCTCCCGGCCTGCAGGACCAGGCCTGTCGCCTCGGGGATGGTCATGAAGTAGCGGGCCACCTCCGGGTGGGTCACCGTTAGGGGCCCCCCCTCGGAAATTTGCTTCTCGAATATCGGGACGACGCTCCCCGAGCTCCAGAGCACGTTGCCGAAGCGAACAGCGATAAAGGCCGTTCCATTGGGCTCGATGGCGTGAAAGACCCGCTCGGCGGCTCGTTTGGTCGCGCCCATCACGCTCGTAGGC
Encoded here:
- a CDS encoding polysaccharide biosynthesis protein, which codes for MMEMNPLEAVKNNVLGTRVAAEVAARYGARKFVLISTDKAVRPTSVMGATKRAAERVFHAIEPNGTAFIAVRFGNVLWSSGSVVPIFEKQISEGGPLTVTHPEVARYFMTIPEATGLVLQAGSMGRGKELFLLDMGEPVKILDLAMNMIRLSGLEPGKDIDIEFTGLRPGEKLYEELLVDGEGMDPTEHEKILVVRGNGWEEGLIETLDAMLDAAQVGDVAETLSLLQTIGGEYTPSREIFSSLMSQRLPEPLFLEPQVQRV